In one Conger conger chromosome 5, fConCon1.1, whole genome shotgun sequence genomic region, the following are encoded:
- the zgc:113531 gene encoding von Willebrand factor C domain-containing protein 2-like codes for MSAHEVYSVKAVQFLLVLVFSVQCGLAFSVAGQVNTCDANGSVYYVGEWYFLDSDHCTQCECTAEGSACARTECTSLPAACIHVSHYPTDCCPRCEKIGCEYRGEVYELGESFQPSECEQCTCDSDGIARCLVADCAPPPCVNPIYQKGKCCPECREGPNCYTDASRNRVIPGGEPVWIDSCTKCRCHDGQEAGYWEGNRVAICARVHNCTPEEGPQPN; via the exons ATGAGTGCGCACGAAGTTTATTCAGTGAAGGCGGTTCAGTTTCTGCTGGTTTTGGTGTTCAGTGTCCAGTGCGGTTTGGCATTCTCCGTCGCCGGACAAGTGAACACCTGTGATGCCAATGGCAGCGTGTATTACGTGGGGGAATGGTACTTTCTGGACTCGGACCATTGTACACAGTGTGAATGTACCGCTGAGGGGTCAGCATGCGCGAGGACGGAGTGCACTTCTCTCCCGGCAGCGTGTATTCATGTCAGCCACTACCCGACTGATTGCTGTCCTAGGTGCGAGAAGATAGGCTGCGAGTACAGGGGAGAGGTGTACGAGCTGGGAGAAAGCTTCCAG CCCTCGGAGTGTGAGCAGTGCACGTGTGACAGTGATGGCATCGCCCGCTGCCTGGTGGCAGACTGCGCCCCCCCGCCCTGCGTCAACCCCATCTATCAGAAAGGGAAGTGCTGCCCGGAGTGCAGGGAGG GTCCAAACTGCTACACGGATGCCTCCCGGAACAGAGTGATCCCAGGGGGCGAGCCCGTTTGGATCGACTCCTGCACCAAGTGCCGTTGCCACGACGGCCAGGAGGCTGGCTACTGGGAGGGCAATCGTGTGGCCATCTGCGCCCGCGTTCACAACTGTACCCCCGAAGAGGGCCCCCAGCCCAACTGA